TGAATCATTCAAGTGAGTCCTCTTGATGGCCTCGCCAAGCAGCCTGGCTATGGAAAGGACCTTGATCTTTTTGCAATTTTTAGCCTCAGGCCTGAGCGGGATACTGTTGCTCACAATGAGGTTCTCAATGGGAGAGTTTTCAATCCGCTCAATGGCAGGCCCTGAAAGCACCGGATGGGTGCAGCATGCATTGATGGAACTCGCTCCGTTTTCTGCCAGGGCCTGGGCCGCTGTGACCAGAGTACTGGCCGTGTCTACCATATCATCGAGGATAATGGTCTGCCTACCCTCCACCTCACCGATCGTGTGCATGGCCTTGACCTGCCCGTCTTTGTCTCGCCTCTTGTCGATAATGGCTAGAGAAGCGTCCAGACGCTTTGCAAAGGCACGTGCTCTCTCCACGCCACCCGCATCAGGGGAAACTATAACCAGGTCGTTGCGAAAATGGCTTCGTATGTATTCGAGAAGCACTGGTGCAGCAAAGAGATTGTCTACGGGAATATCGAAAAACCCCTGGATCTGGTTTGCATGCAGGTCAACGGATATCACCCGGTGTCCACCGGCAACAGTGATAAGGTCTGCCACCAGTTTGGCACTTATGGGGACCCGCGGGGCAACCTTTCTATCTTGACGCGCATAGCCATAGTATGGCAGCACTGCGGTAATTCTCCAGGCAGAAGCCCTCTTTAGAGCATCAATCATCACCA
The Deltaproteobacteria bacterium DNA segment above includes these coding regions:
- a CDS encoding ribose-phosphate pyrophosphokinase, translated to MLDRLKLFSGNSNPKLAEEVCNYLQIPLGKAEVSTFSDGEILVEIGENVRGRDVFVIQGTSAPVNHNIMELLVMIDALKRASAWRITAVLPYYGYARQDRKVAPRVPISAKLVADLITVAGGHRVISVDLHANQIQGFFDIPVDNLFAAPVLLEYIRSHFRNDLVIVSPDAGGVERARAFAKRLDASLAIIDKRRDKDGQVKAMHTIGEVEGRQTIILDDMVDTASTLVTAAQALAENGASSINACCTHPVLSGPAIERIENSPIENLIVSNSIPLRPEAKNCKKIKVLSIARLLGEAIKRTHLNDSVSSLFV